The proteins below come from a single candidate division WOR-3 bacterium genomic window:
- a CDS encoding CvpA family protein, translating to MKTDDRQEKIIDTIVDMRYNLRQMIIDLAIVVIVIISIVNGVKQGLVKSSAIILGLILGVYLAAKKYLVIWQLFFKQAPKPPYQIIWFMIVFLVTYVIVYLIGLILKKIVSLVLLSWLDKLLGLVFGAIKGLIVVWLVILLIISIFPNVTPVINRSYLAPRIMELGAKITKLKPPNIQTLPQKKQNPKKVLTNNINQYIISKSGDMSAKIKERSRICGT from the coding sequence TTGAAAACCGATGATCGTCAAGAAAAAATAATTGACACAATTGTCGATATGCGTTACAATCTAAGGCAAATGATTATTGATTTGGCAATTGTTGTTATTGTTATTATCTCTATCGTTAATGGGGTAAAACAGGGGTTAGTTAAAAGTTCTGCGATAATTTTAGGTTTGATTCTGGGGGTATATCTGGCGGCTAAAAAATACTTAGTAATTTGGCAACTGTTCTTCAAGCAGGCTCCCAAACCACCTTATCAGATCATCTGGTTCATGATTGTTTTTCTAGTTACCTATGTGATAGTTTATTTGATCGGCTTGATCCTTAAAAAAATTGTAAGCTTGGTATTACTCAGTTGGCTTGATAAACTTTTAGGTTTGGTTTTTGGAGCTATCAAGGGGCTAATCGTGGTTTGGCTAGTAATATTATTAATAATTAGCATCTTTCCAAATGTAACACCAGTTATCAACCGGTCGTATTTGGCTCCACGAATTATGGAATTAGGCGCTAAGATAACTAAACTGAAGCCCCCAAATATCCAAACATTGCCCCAAAAGAAACAAAATCCCAAAAAGGTCTTGACAAATAATATTAACCAATATATAATATCAAAAAGCGGAGATATGTCCGCTAAAATCAAAGAAAGGAGTAGGATATGCGGTACCTAG
- a CDS encoding outer-membrane lipoprotein carrier protein LolA: protein MKKHLGLLLVIFSIISINFLCGDTLFDMVREKYRQVYSLHGNFYQTICSENYGTCQEFSGKFYILRPYYTRLEVASPQRQLIISDSLNLYIYLIDQKRIYEQSSELSYNFFKLFDAFMNESQRVIKRNEEDGLVYYTCVNPKDSLNLSSTVSFENFVFGINKKSKLIEAFSFVTPSSDEVTFKLSALKVNEKIPRKMFLFKIPQGVEVIKLK from the coding sequence ATGAAGAAACATCTGGGTTTATTGCTTGTAATTTTTAGTATTATCAGTATTAATTTTTTATGTGGTGATACGTTATTTGACATGGTACGAGAAAAATACCGTCAGGTTTATTCTTTGCATGGCAATTTTTATCAGACAATTTGTTCTGAAAATTATGGAACCTGTCAGGAATTTTCAGGAAAATTTTATATTTTAAGACCTTATTACACCCGACTTGAGGTTGCCTCGCCGCAAAGGCAGCTTATTATTTCTGATAGTCTTAACTTATATATCTACCTTATCGATCAAAAGCGAATTTATGAGCAAAGTAGTGAATTAAGTTACAATTTCTTTAAACTTTTTGATGCTTTTATGAATGAAAGTCAGAGGGTTATAAAGCGTAACGAAGAAGACGGTTTAGTTTATTATACTTGTGTTAACCCCAAAGATTCTCTAAATTTAAGCAGCACAGTTTCTTTCGAGAATTTTGTATTTGGCATTAATAAAAAAAGCAAATTAATCGAAGCTTTTAGCTTTGTTACTCCGAGCAGCGATGAGGTGACATTTAAGCTATCAGCCCTTAAGGTTAATGAAAAGATTCCTCGTAAAATGTTTTTGTTTAAAATTCCCCAAGGAGTTGAGGTCATAAAATTAAAATGA
- a CDS encoding PaaI family thioesterase, producing MIVKNTNYCFACGSENPIGLKLKFAPTSNGVETKFVPGQLYEGFQNIIHGGIIATVLDEAIAWACRRFGVDAVTGELTVRYKKPLFANTLVHVVGLIEAQRGKLLYGRAYIRDTNGTIIASATAKMVRANQ from the coding sequence ATGATCGTTAAAAATACCAACTATTGTTTTGCCTGTGGTAGTGAAAACCCCATAGGGTTGAAATTAAAATTTGCGCCAACATCCAATGGGGTTGAAACAAAATTTGTTCCCGGTCAGCTTTATGAGGGTTTCCAGAATATTATTCATGGAGGCATTATTGCCACGGTATTAGATGAGGCAATCGCCTGGGCTTGTCGACGATTTGGGGTTGATGCGGTAACCGGCGAGCTAACTGTGCGCTATAAGAAACCTCTGTTTGCTAATACTCTGGTGCATGTTGTTGGACTTATTGAAGCCCAGAGAGGGAAATTACTTTACGGCAGGGCATACATAAGAGATACCAACGGGACGATAATTGCTAGTGCCACAGCCAAAATGGTCCGGGCTAATCAATAA
- the rimO gene encoding 30S ribosomal protein S12 methylthiotransferase RimO: protein MRVAVISLGCPKNLVDSEVIIGLLLKNRYSLTNKWHSADAVIINTCAFIKSAVRESEQWIKEVLAYKKFGHIKKVIVTGCLVERYREVLLKKFSGLDSIVGINENHRLPQILKAAPEKILISSPPSSLYTFRTPRLLTTNSFAYVKIADGCNNFCSYCLIPSLRGYFRSRAISDVVNEAQHLVNQGFKELVLVAQDTTLYGKDLYNKLALSDLLKQLTRLKNLVWLRLLYTHPAHFTDELVEVFRDTRKLCRYVDLPIQHISNRILILMNRKYTGRDIRILLDKLYKIPEMAVRSTVIVGFPSETDKEFQKLLDFISEARFTHLGCFMYSREKGPKAYNLPKQIPWRIKKQRYNEVMRLQRTISEVRLRNFIGKEIPVIIDEKLTSNDYRYKGRTEFDAPEIDGAVYIKCSRKTAPNINIGDIIKVKITAADSYDLFGEVST from the coding sequence TTGAGAGTTGCAGTTATTTCATTGGGGTGCCCGAAAAATTTAGTAGATTCCGAAGTAATTATAGGATTATTATTAAAAAACCGTTACTCGTTAACCAATAAGTGGCATAGTGCCGATGCTGTAATTATTAACACCTGTGCCTTTATCAAATCGGCTGTTCGGGAATCTGAACAATGGATTAAGGAGGTATTAGCGTATAAGAAATTTGGACATATAAAAAAAGTTATTGTTACTGGCTGCCTTGTAGAAAGGTACCGTGAAGTATTACTTAAAAAATTTTCTGGTCTAGATAGCATAGTAGGAATTAATGAAAATCACCGGTTGCCACAAATTCTAAAAGCCGCACCGGAAAAAATACTTATTTCCTCACCGCCTTCTTCACTATATACATTTCGAACTCCCCGGTTGCTAACTACAAATTCTTTTGCTTATGTAAAGATTGCTGATGGTTGTAATAATTTTTGCAGCTACTGCCTTATTCCTAGCCTTCGGGGCTATTTCCGGAGCCGGGCGATTTCTGATGTCGTAAATGAAGCACAGCACTTAGTAAATCAGGGGTTTAAAGAACTCGTGCTTGTTGCCCAAGATACAACATTATATGGTAAAGACTTATATAATAAGTTAGCTTTATCGGATTTGCTAAAACAATTAACAAGGCTTAAAAATTTGGTCTGGCTTCGATTATTATACACCCATCCTGCCCACTTTACCGACGAGTTAGTTGAAGTTTTTCGAGATACCCGGAAGTTGTGTCGGTATGTTGATCTGCCCATTCAACATATTTCTAATAGAATCCTAATTTTAATGAACCGCAAATATACTGGCCGAGATATTAGAATACTTTTAGATAAGTTGTATAAAATTCCTGAAATGGCAGTTAGATCGACGGTAATTGTTGGATTTCCTTCTGAGACCGATAAGGAATTTCAAAAGCTTTTAGATTTTATCAGTGAAGCTCGATTTACCCATTTGGGCTGTTTTATGTACTCACGAGAAAAAGGACCCAAAGCATACAATCTCCCGAAGCAAATACCTTGGCGTATTAAAAAACAACGCTACAATGAAGTTATGCGGCTTCAGAGGACAATTTCTGAGGTGCGGTTAAGAAACTTTATCGGAAAAGAAATCCCAGTAATTATCGACGAGAAACTTACCAGTAATGATTATAGATATAAAGGACGCACTGAATTTGACGCTCCAGAGATTGATGGTGCGGTATATATAAAATGTTCTAGAAAAACCGCTCCCAACATTAATATCGGAGATATTATCAAGGTTAAAATTACTGCGGCAGATAGCTACGATCTATTTGGTGAAGTGTCCACCTAA
- the dprA gene encoding DNA-processing protein DprA has protein sequence MNELFIDLYEIPRMTEAKVKNLLAAFKNPENIFNASKHELLEIKGIDEELARAIKHYQRSKETEEKHKRLQLLGGKIISYLDDSYPKNLRHIAHSPPVLFVLGTITEKDSRSLAIVGTRRPTAYGRMVAEKFAYELANLGITIVSGLARGIDTHAHLGALKAQGRTIAVLGCGIDIYYPPENKKYYEEISNNGAVISEFNLGTPPLAMNFPKRNRIISGLALGVLAVEAPQNSGVLNTVNWALDQGKEVFAIPGAIDKSTSGGTNQLIKDGAKPVTNIEDICEELKIAYTNETKKEVPLSDLEKQILNAISDEPRYPDEIAELTKTTMQVLLPQLLSLEIKGLIKQLPGNKYLKTF, from the coding sequence ATGAACGAACTTTTTATTGATCTCTACGAGATTCCGCGCATGACCGAAGCTAAGGTTAAAAATCTCCTTGCGGCCTTTAAAAATCCAGAAAATATTTTTAATGCGTCGAAACATGAGCTACTAGAAATCAAAGGTATCGATGAAGAGCTTGCCCGGGCTATAAAACATTACCAACGCAGTAAGGAAACCGAAGAAAAGCACAAGCGCTTGCAGCTGTTAGGCGGCAAAATTATATCTTATCTTGACGATAGTTATCCCAAAAACTTACGGCACATTGCCCATTCACCACCGGTATTATTTGTGTTAGGAACAATTACCGAAAAGGACAGCCGGTCGCTAGCAATCGTTGGCACAAGAAGACCGACAGCTTATGGCCGCATGGTCGCGGAAAAATTTGCTTATGAGCTAGCTAATTTAGGCATAACAATTGTAAGTGGTCTAGCCCGGGGAATCGACACTCATGCCCACCTTGGGGCATTAAAGGCTCAAGGTCGAACAATTGCCGTGTTAGGATGCGGCATTGATATTTATTACCCACCGGAGAATAAAAAATATTACGAAGAAATTAGTAACAATGGTGCTGTAATATCGGAGTTCAATTTGGGCACGCCGCCGTTAGCTATGAATTTCCCCAAACGCAACCGCATTATCAGCGGACTGGCCCTTGGAGTCTTAGCTGTAGAGGCACCACAAAACTCCGGAGTGTTAAATACTGTAAACTGGGCATTAGACCAAGGGAAAGAAGTTTTTGCCATACCTGGGGCAATTGATAAAAGCACTTCAGGGGGAACTAATCAACTAATAAAAGATGGTGCCAAGCCCGTAACGAACATTGAGGATATTTGTGAGGAGCTTAAAATTGCTTACACCAATGAGACTAAAAAAGAAGTGCCTTTATCGGACCTTGAAAAACAAATTCTTAACGCTATTAGTGACGAACCCCGGTATCCTGATGAGATCGCCGAACTTACTAAAACCACGATGCAAGTTTTATTGCCGCAATTACTCTCCCTGGAAATCAAAGGGCTTATCAAACAACTTCCCGGTAATAAATATTTAAAAACATTTTAG
- the obgE gene encoding GTPase ObgE — protein sequence MKFVDQVVIEVEAGAGGDGCISFRREKFVPRGGPDGGNGGQGGSVYLVGNPNLQTLADLEYHCRYKAQRGQHGKGSNCDGKNGKDVYVPVPLGTDVYDADTNEFLGEILQPNQTLLVARGGRGGRGNRAFASSTNRAPRIREKGEPGEKRRLKLILRLIADIGLVGLPNAGKSTLLSKLTSAHPKIADYPFTTLTPNLGVLKSESLYFTIADMPGIIEGASAGKGLGLIFLRHIERTKIIIYVIDISQKDPLNDLTILRNEIKSYNPEILQKKQVVVFNKIDLVKRVRKVYTGLPTFYVSALTGEGISELKEYLKTLL from the coding sequence ATGAAATTTGTTGACCAGGTTGTTATCGAAGTCGAGGCTGGGGCCGGGGGTGATGGCTGTATCTCGTTTCGGCGTGAGAAATTTGTACCACGCGGTGGTCCGGATGGCGGTAATGGCGGTCAAGGCGGTTCGGTGTATCTTGTAGGTAATCCCAACTTACAAACCTTAGCTGATTTAGAGTATCATTGCCGATACAAGGCCCAACGCGGTCAACACGGTAAAGGCTCAAACTGTGACGGCAAAAATGGTAAAGATGTTTACGTTCCAGTCCCTCTGGGAACAGATGTTTATGATGCCGATACCAATGAATTTTTAGGCGAGATTCTACAGCCCAACCAAACATTACTTGTGGCCCGAGGTGGTCGCGGCGGACGGGGTAACCGGGCGTTTGCCAGTTCCACTAACCGAGCGCCACGCATTAGAGAGAAAGGAGAACCTGGTGAGAAACGACGTTTGAAACTAATTCTTAGGTTAATTGCTGATATTGGATTGGTTGGTCTTCCCAATGCTGGTAAATCAACTCTTCTCTCGAAACTTACTAGCGCCCATCCCAAAATTGCGGATTATCCTTTTACAACCCTAACCCCCAACCTCGGGGTCCTAAAATCCGAATCGCTTTATTTTACCATTGCTGATATGCCTGGAATTATTGAAGGGGCATCAGCAGGTAAGGGTTTAGGCTTAATTTTTCTGCGACACATTGAGCGGACTAAGATTATTATTTATGTAATTGATATTTCCCAAAAGGATCCTCTTAACGATCTCACGATTTTAAGGAATGAAATTAAAAGTTATAATCCGGAAATCCTTCAAAAAAAGCAGGTTGTGGTTTTTAATAAGATAGATTTGGTAAAAAGGGTAAGAAAGGTTTATACCGGCCTACCCACTTTTTATGTCTCAGCGTTAACCGGTGAGGGAATTTCGGAACTTAAAGAATACCTGAAAACTCTATTATGA
- the coaD gene encoding pantetheine-phosphate adenylyltransferase, translated as MKKAVFPGSFDPITNGHIDIITRALKLFDQIIVAIAYRKEKKPLFSFKERIALAQKSTSHLSNVVVKPFTGLLVDFVKKERACTIIRGLRTISDFDYEFQMAFMNRKLSPQIETIFFLASEEYAYLSASLVKEIARLGGNLKEFLPEPVIEALRKKIKT; from the coding sequence ATGAAAAAAGCTGTATTTCCGGGTAGCTTTGATCCGATAACCAATGGCCACATTGATATTATTACCCGAGCCCTAAAACTTTTTGATCAAATTATTGTAGCGATCGCTTATCGCAAAGAAAAAAAACCATTGTTTTCTTTTAAGGAACGCATAGCCTTAGCCCAAAAGTCAACCAGCCATCTGTCCAACGTAGTCGTTAAGCCGTTTACAGGATTATTGGTCGACTTTGTCAAAAAAGAACGCGCCTGTACTATTATCCGAGGTCTAAGAACCATTTCTGATTTTGACTATGAATTTCAGATGGCCTTTATGAACCGCAAGCTCTCACCGCAAATCGAAACGATTTTCTTTTTAGCCTCAGAAGAATATGCCTATCTGTCAGCCAGTTTAGTAAAAGAGATTGCCCGACTGGGTGGCAATTTAAAAGAATTTTTGCCGGAACCAGTAATTGAGGCGCTACGCAAAAAGATTAAAACATGA
- the rsmD gene encoding 16S rRNA (guanine(966)-N(2))-methyltransferase RsmD, translated as MRVIAGTLKGRKLRYPTHDIRPTTDKLRGAVFSIITANFPELLENSVFCDIFAGAGSVGIEAISRGAQKVVFIENHKPTLKYLYENLKGLENKSLVIKADARRALSYINEKFDIIYLDPPYNQNLIAPVLKKIAQYQLVKPQGIIVVESHISEEYEIPQDFNVYKRKQYKNTLITILTSKE; from the coding sequence ATGCGTGTTATTGCTGGAACGCTTAAGGGCCGAAAACTGCGTTATCCGACACATGACATTCGTCCGACAACCGACAAGCTCCGCGGTGCAGTGTTTAGCATCATCACGGCGAACTTTCCAGAACTTTTAGAAAATTCTGTATTCTGCGATATCTTTGCTGGCGCGGGCTCGGTGGGAATCGAGGCAATTTCCCGGGGAGCTCAGAAGGTAGTTTTTATTGAAAATCACAAACCGACGCTTAAGTATCTTTATGAAAATCTAAAAGGGCTTGAAAATAAATCTTTAGTGATCAAAGCCGATGCTCGCCGAGCATTGAGCTACATTAACGAAAAATTTGATATTATCTATTTAGATCCTCCCTATAACCAAAATCTCATTGCCCCAGTGCTTAAAAAAATTGCCCAATATCAGTTAGTAAAACCGCAAGGTATTATAGTGGTGGAAAGTCATATTAGTGAAGAGTATGAAATTCCTCAGGATTTTAATGTTTATAAACGCAAACAATATAAAAACACCTTAATTACCATTTTAACCTCTAAGGAGTAA
- a CDS encoding CdaR family protein has protein sequence MRLLKFFFSDFSAKFVALLLAVFIWILAVLFRTNKITVNIPVEFSNQPSEVVITEYSPDKVTLELEGQGSELVKLIFKQPKYRLNLMGLRYGRHFYRTNPADVIVPAAILIKSLAPETIFLKADFLARKPVKIFVPYKIDFSPDIYISEVKVLEDVILEGPESKVTQIWELETESLRITSKESLPVYKRLQVLLPEKQTFRVRPESVLVSVQLEQKITKTFDSIPIQLIRPSQAVIKINPALAKLTISGPESKINNLSPDEIIIQINLSELKAGRYKLPAEIVLPKNIYLERCEPKLFEVEIREHR, from the coding sequence ATGAGACTACTAAAATTTTTCTTTTCAGATTTTAGCGCCAAATTTGTAGCCTTGCTACTCGCAGTTTTTATTTGGATTTTAGCGGTGCTATTTCGAACCAATAAAATTACAGTGAACATACCAGTTGAATTTAGTAATCAGCCCAGTGAAGTTGTGATCACTGAATACTCGCCAGATAAAGTTACTCTTGAACTAGAAGGTCAGGGTAGCGAGTTAGTTAAATTGATCTTTAAGCAACCCAAATATAGACTGAATCTTATGGGGCTAAGATACGGTAGACATTTTTATCGAACAAACCCAGCCGATGTGATCGTGCCGGCTGCAATCTTAATTAAATCCTTAGCCCCGGAGACGATTTTTCTAAAAGCCGATTTTTTAGCCCGAAAACCGGTTAAAATTTTTGTACCGTACAAAATTGACTTTTCCCCAGATATCTATATAAGTGAAGTTAAGGTATTAGAAGATGTAATCTTAGAAGGCCCGGAATCTAAGGTTACTCAGATCTGGGAACTAGAGACCGAAAGTTTACGGATAACCAGTAAAGAAAGCCTGCCGGTATATAAGCGATTACAAGTATTATTGCCCGAGAAACAAACCTTTCGCGTCAGACCAGAGTCGGTATTAGTAAGTGTCCAGTTAGAACAGAAAATAACTAAAACTTTTGACAGTATCCCTATACAATTAATTCGACCGAGCCAAGCGGTAATAAAGATCAACCCGGCGTTAGCTAAGCTTACGATCAGTGGCCCGGAAAGTAAGATCAACAATCTAAGTCCGGACGAGATTATTATTCAAATTAATCTTTCAGAACTCAAGGCGGGGCGTTATAAACTACCAGCCGAGATAGTTTTGCCGAAAAATATTTATTTAGAAAGATGCGAACCAAAACTTTTTGAAGTTGAAATTCGCGAGCACCGATGA
- the tsaD gene encoding tRNA (adenosine(37)-N6)-threonylcarbamoyltransferase complex transferase subunit TsaD has translation MIFLGIETSCDETAVGIVSQEDTREKILSNIVSSQWVHQRYAGVLPELASRAHIQLIVPVLKTALEVAKIDYSELDGIAVTYAPGLVGALLVGLSFAKALSISINKPFVGVNHLEGHIFALFLSHPHIELPFINLIISGGHTELILVKGRCEYQVLGSTIDDACGEAFDKVARMLGYSYPGGAFIEKLAEKGRRSIKFPMPNVPKLDFSFSGLKTAVLYFIRENPDYPKEDIARSFEDVVIDFLLKKITDATKLYGINRIGVSGGVAINKHLQQQFLRYGQTNNIKFYFPHPALCMDNGAMIALAGLERYQRFGPSSLNLGPIARIKL, from the coding sequence ATGATTTTCTTAGGCATCGAAACCTCTTGTGACGAAACCGCGGTTGGGATTGTTAGCCAAGAAGATACTCGTGAAAAAATTCTTAGTAATATTGTATCGTCGCAATGGGTTCATCAGCGTTATGCCGGGGTATTGCCGGAGTTAGCGTCGCGAGCCCATATTCAATTAATTGTTCCGGTACTCAAAACCGCCTTAGAGGTTGCCAAGATAGATTATTCTGAGCTTGACGGTATTGCTGTGACTTATGCTCCAGGTTTAGTTGGTGCACTCCTTGTGGGGCTATCTTTTGCTAAGGCCCTTTCTATTAGCATTAATAAACCATTTGTCGGAGTCAATCATCTGGAAGGCCATATCTTTGCTCTTTTTCTTTCGCATCCGCACATTGAATTGCCATTTATTAACTTAATTATTTCCGGGGGCCATACTGAGCTTATATTAGTCAAAGGCCGATGTGAATATCAGGTTTTAGGTTCTACGATTGACGATGCCTGTGGTGAAGCTTTTGATAAAGTAGCACGTATGCTCGGTTATTCTTATCCGGGAGGGGCATTTATCGAAAAGCTAGCTGAAAAGGGAAGACGAAGCATTAAATTTCCCATGCCGAATGTTCCGAAATTAGATTTCAGTTTTTCAGGACTAAAGACCGCTGTGCTATATTTTATAAGAGAAAATCCTGATTATCCCAAAGAAGATATCGCTCGAAGCTTTGAAGATGTGGTGATTGATTTTTTGTTAAAAAAGATTACCGACGCAACTAAATTATACGGAATTAATCGGATTGGGGTCTCAGGCGGTGTGGCAATAAATAAACATTTACAGCAACAGTTTCTGCGCTATGGGCAAACTAATAATATAAAGTTTTATTTTCCTCATCCCGCATTGTGTATGGATAACGGCGCAATGATTGCCCTAGCTGGTCTGGAGCGTTATCAGCGATTTGGGCCTTCGAGCTTAAATTTAGGACCAATTGCCCGAATCAAACTTTAA
- the rpmJ gene encoding 50S ribosomal protein L36: MKVKPSIKKRCIHCKIVKRKGVTRVICKRDPTHKQRQG; this comes from the coding sequence ATGAAAGTCAAACCATCAATAAAAAAGCGGTGTATCCACTGCAAGATTGTTAAGCGCAAAGGTGTCACACGTGTTATCTGCAAACGGGACCCAACCCATAAGCAACGACAGGGTTAA
- the infA gene encoding translation initiation factor IF-1: MPKKDVITLEGTVIEALPNAMFRVELDNGHKVLAHISGKMRMYHIRILPGDRVTVEFSPYDLNRGRIIYRFK; encoded by the coding sequence ATGCCGAAAAAGGACGTCATTACTTTAGAAGGGACTGTGATTGAAGCCTTACCAAATGCGATGTTTCGAGTGGAATTAGATAATGGCCATAAGGTGTTAGCACACATTTCCGGCAAAATGCGTATGTATCATATTCGAATTCTTCCTGGTGATCGGGTTACTGTTGAATTTTCCCCTTATGATTTAAATCGGGGAAGAATTATCTATAGATTTAAGTAA
- the map gene encoding type I methionyl aminopeptidase, whose amino-acid sequence MAILIKKATEITGIREAGKIVALTLRHIENFIKPDVTLTELETICEECIKKHKAISAFKGYRGFPAAVCISINEEVVHGIPDSRRLKLGDLVKIDVGVIKNGFYADGAKTFHVGNHIEPEIKKLLTVTEEALYLGIKAAKVGNRIGDISSAIQEHVEKNGFSVVKELGGHGVGIYLHEEPIIPNFGRPNDGPELQKGMTLAIEPMVNMGRPEVITAQNKWTIITKDRLPSAHFEHTIVITENDAEILTKE is encoded by the coding sequence ATGGCAATTCTTATTAAAAAAGCCACCGAAATTACAGGAATCAGAGAGGCCGGAAAAATAGTCGCTCTAACCCTACGCCACATTGAGAATTTTATTAAACCTGATGTTACGCTCACAGAACTTGAAACAATTTGCGAGGAATGTATTAAAAAGCACAAGGCTATATCAGCTTTCAAGGGGTACCGAGGATTCCCGGCGGCAGTTTGTATTAGTATAAATGAAGAGGTAGTCCACGGTATACCGGACAGTCGACGGCTTAAACTAGGTGACTTAGTGAAAATTGATGTGGGAGTAATTAAAAACGGCTTTTACGCTGATGGTGCCAAAACATTTCATGTTGGCAATCATATTGAACCTGAAATCAAAAAATTACTTACAGTAACTGAAGAAGCCTTGTACTTAGGAATTAAGGCGGCCAAAGTTGGAAATCGGATCGGTGACATCTCGTCGGCAATCCAAGAGCATGTGGAAAAAAATGGCTTCTCGGTGGTTAAAGAACTCGGTGGCCACGGTGTAGGAATTTATCTCCATGAAGAGCCGATAATCCCGAATTTTGGTAGACCAAATGACGGGCCTGAACTACAAAAAGGTATGACCTTAGCAATCGAGCCCATGGTTAACATGGGACGACCTGAAGTAATTACAGCACAAAACAAATGGACAATAATCACTAAGGACCGCTTGCCATCGGCTCATTTTGAACATACAATTGTAATTACCGAAAATGACGCAGAAATTTTAACTAAAGAATAA
- a CDS encoding adenylate kinase, whose translation MNVILSGPPGSGKGTQAELLVSKYHFVHFSTGDVFRDEIAKKTSIGIMAEAYVKEGRLVPDEITLEITKNFIIKNQNHSIIFDGFPRTLPQARGLDKILSELNGQVDFVIFIELSDDEIVRRLTARRICSNCGAIYNLGFTPPKTAGVCDICQAQLIQRTDDTETVIRQRLNVYRNQTLELKSYYENSNKMHIVDGSAGRDRVHQAIIKILGLA comes from the coding sequence ATGAACGTAATTTTAAGTGGGCCACCTGGCAGTGGTAAAGGTACACAAGCCGAACTTTTGGTTTCAAAGTATCACTTTGTACATTTTTCAACTGGTGATGTTTTCCGGGATGAAATAGCCAAAAAAACGTCCATTGGAATTATGGCTGAAGCGTATGTTAAAGAAGGTCGGCTTGTACCCGATGAAATCACTCTAGAAATTACTAAAAATTTTATAATAAAAAATCAAAATCACAGCATTATTTTTGACGGATTTCCTCGAACTTTACCACAGGCCCGGGGCTTAGATAAAATTCTTAGCGAGTTAAATGGCCAAGTAGACTTTGTTATTTTTATCGAATTATCAGATGACGAAATTGTTCGCCGGCTTACGGCACGCCGAATCTGTTCAAATTGTGGGGCAATTTATAACTTAGGTTTTACTCCGCCCAAAACAGCTGGAGTTTGTGATATCTGTCAAGCCCAGTTAATCCAACGAACAGATGATACCGAGACGGTAATCCGCCAAAGACTTAACGTGTATCGTAACCAAACTCTAGAATTAAAGTCTTATTATGAAAATTCTAACAAAATGCATATAGTCGATGGTAGTGCAGGCCGGGATCGTGTGCATCAGGCAATCATTAAAATTTTAGGCTTGGCGTAA